A genome region from Jeotgalibacillus aurantiacus includes the following:
- the spoIVB gene encoding SpoIVB peptidase, with the protein MKKLVLVCCMLFIIPFSSLAYAVELIPGGHSIGITMHADGVIVAGFHPVTAGESSESPAEKAGIQVGDRISKIEKQKVKNAGDINRVLAGVKHDQQNLQVEIIRAKEPVVKTVPVVLGKNNKAQLGLYIRNETQGVGTITYINPSTLGFGALGHIVTDMHTRKPVEMADGNILNAKIESVQKSSAGKPGGKIALFSSEEKAIGEIRENINTGIYGNVYEAIRNPLFDKPLDTASKNEIQPGKAEILTVIKNHQIEAFEIEIVHLDAEIPGGGRGMMIKVTDQRLLDETGGIIQGMSGSPVIQNNKLAGAVSHVLIHDPHSGYALFIDDMLKSEEKVS; encoded by the coding sequence ATGAAAAAGCTGGTTCTTGTCTGTTGTATGTTGTTTATTATTCCGTTTTCCAGTCTTGCTTATGCAGTCGAATTAATTCCCGGAGGCCATTCAATCGGTATTACGATGCACGCAGATGGTGTAATTGTTGCCGGGTTCCATCCGGTAACAGCTGGAGAAAGTAGCGAGTCGCCTGCTGAGAAAGCGGGAATTCAGGTTGGGGACAGAATCAGCAAAATTGAAAAGCAGAAGGTAAAAAATGCTGGGGATATCAATCGTGTTCTTGCCGGAGTGAAGCATGATCAACAGAATCTTCAGGTTGAGATTATCAGGGCAAAGGAACCGGTTGTAAAAACCGTGCCGGTCGTGCTGGGTAAAAACAATAAAGCGCAGCTTGGCCTCTATATCAGAAATGAAACGCAGGGAGTTGGCACAATCACCTATATTAATCCTTCGACACTCGGTTTTGGTGCGCTTGGGCATATTGTGACAGATATGCATACAAGAAAACCGGTTGAGATGGCTGACGGAAACATTTTAAACGCGAAGATCGAATCCGTTCAAAAAAGCAGTGCGGGTAAACCAGGTGGAAAGATCGCCTTGTTTTCTTCAGAAGAAAAAGCAATCGGGGAGATCAGGGAGAATATCAACACCGGCATTTACGGAAATGTTTATGAAGCGATTCGTAATCCACTGTTTGATAAACCATTGGATACCGCGTCCAAAAATGAGATACAGCCTGGGAAGGCAGAGATTCTGACAGTCATTAAAAATCATCAGATTGAAGCTTTTGAGATCGAAATCGTTCATCTTGATGCAGAAATCCCCGGTGGCGGCAGGGGGATGATGATTAAGGTGACGGATCAAAGACTGCTTGATGAAACGGGTGGCATTATACAGGGGATGAGTGGAAGTCCGGTCATTCAGAACAATAAACTCGCTGGTGCAGTCTCACATGTGCTCATCCATGATCCTCATTCCGGTTATGCGCTTTTTATAGATGACATGCTGAAGAGTGAAGAAAAAGTTTCCTGA
- the spo0A gene encoding sporulation transcription factor Spo0A: MEKIKVCIIDDNRELVSTLEQFISEQPDMEVAATAYNGQEFLDLIETTDADVCLLDIIMPHIDGLNALQRLKEMDLDKQPNVIMLTAFGQEDVTTKAVELGASYFILKPFDMENLVQTIRQVQGKKNPLSRSNSSKPVKSPQRKPNLDASITGVIHEIGVPAHIKGYMYLREAISMVYHDIELLGSITKILYPDIAKKYNTTSSRVERAIRHAIEVAWNRGNVEAISNLFGYTVSAVKSKPTNSEFIAMVADKLRLEHKAS, encoded by the coding sequence GTGGAGAAAATCAAGGTTTGCATTATTGATGACAATCGGGAACTTGTATCAACGCTTGAACAGTTTATTTCGGAGCAGCCGGATATGGAGGTTGCAGCAACTGCCTATAACGGTCAGGAGTTTCTTGATCTGATCGAAACAACGGATGCTGATGTATGTCTGTTGGATATTATCATGCCGCACATTGACGGACTAAATGCTCTGCAGAGACTGAAGGAAATGGACCTGGATAAACAGCCCAATGTGATCATGCTGACTGCTTTTGGTCAGGAAGATGTCACAACGAAAGCGGTTGAGCTGGGGGCCTCTTACTTTATCCTGAAGCCTTTTGATATGGAAAATCTTGTTCAGACAATCAGACAGGTTCAGGGGAAAAAGAATCCACTATCACGATCAAACTCTTCAAAGCCCGTTAAATCGCCTCAAAGAAAACCAAATCTGGACGCAAGCATTACAGGTGTGATTCATGAGATTGGTGTGCCGGCTCACATTAAGGGTTATATGTACTTAAGAGAAGCTATTTCAATGGTGTATCATGATATTGAATTACTCGGATCCATCACAAAAATTCTGTATCCTGATATTGCGAAAAAATACAATACGACATCATCCCGCGTGGAACGGGCCATCCGTCACGCCATTGAAGTAGCCTGGAACCGCGGGAATGTTGAAGCGATCTCAAATCTTTTCGGCTACACCGTTTCTGCAGTGAAATCAAAGCCAACGAATAGTGAGTTTATTGCGATGGTGGCTGATAAGCTGAGACTTGAGCATAAAGCAAGCTGA
- a CDS encoding sigma 54-interacting transcriptional regulator, which yields MQKVLIVGAGQGGEALLQVMAESDAFQVYAVVDRNNQAPGLELARAMDIQTGSDWRNYLTDQTDIIIDVTGDHQTFLDLREARSQNTVLIPGSVASLLYQLLTEKESLIRHLEHDSYIRELVMNSTHDGMIGIDKDHRIILFNDRASEMVGIEKEKAMHQSIYQVVPLSGLPRIIETGRTENHQELVLDNGAKVVTTRIPMINDQGEIIGAFAVFKDITEVVDLAEEMTNLKEIQMMLEAIIQSSDDAISVVDEHGRGLLINPAYTRLTGLSESEVINQPATTDIFEGESMHMKVLKTRRPVRGVKMIVGPNKKEVAVNVAPIIVNGQLKGSVGVIHDMSEIQELSSELDRARRIIRSLEAKYTFEDIIGRSDEMMLVTEQAKVAAKTNTTVLIRGESGSGKELFAHAIHNASDRKYKSFVRVNCGSMPAAYLMEALFGRETSEGFFEQAGEGTVFLDEIGELSLEAQRMLLSVLESKTIRRLGTTGEVALKARVITASNFNLERAIGDGRFLEELYYHLSRLTLQLPPLRSHKMDIPSISDRLIQKLNQSYGRHVKGISALALRQLYEHSWPGNIRELENVLSRAMIFMDQKDDMIEPKHLIPLHPSEEPEELSGSLADQLERVEKEIIRSTLKKHKGNKTAAAKDLDISIRNLYYKIEKYQVESERSS from the coding sequence TTGCAAAAAGTGCTGATCGTCGGAGCTGGTCAGGGAGGGGAAGCCCTGCTGCAGGTCATGGCAGAAAGTGATGCGTTTCAAGTGTATGCAGTTGTTGACCGGAATAACCAGGCACCAGGGCTTGAACTGGCACGTGCAATGGATATACAGACCGGAAGTGACTGGCGTAATTATTTAACAGATCAAACAGATATTATTATAGATGTAACAGGGGATCATCAGACTTTTCTTGATTTACGGGAAGCAAGGTCTCAAAACACAGTTCTGATTCCGGGCAGTGTAGCTTCGCTCCTTTATCAACTGTTGACTGAAAAAGAATCGCTGATCCGTCATCTGGAGCATGATTCCTACATAAGAGAACTTGTCATGAATTCAACCCATGATGGCATGATTGGGATTGATAAGGATCACAGGATAATTCTATTCAATGACCGGGCATCTGAAATGGTCGGGATTGAAAAGGAAAAGGCGATGCACCAGTCTATCTACCAGGTTGTTCCATTAAGCGGCCTGCCAAGAATCATTGAAACCGGCCGGACGGAAAATCATCAGGAGCTCGTCCTTGATAATGGAGCAAAGGTTGTCACAACCCGGATCCCGATGATCAATGATCAGGGGGAGATTATAGGGGCTTTTGCGGTATTTAAAGATATCACAGAAGTAGTGGACCTTGCAGAGGAAATGACGAACCTGAAGGAAATACAGATGATGCTTGAGGCGATCATCCAATCGAGTGATGATGCGATATCGGTGGTGGACGAGCACGGAAGAGGTCTGCTTATTAATCCAGCATACACCCGGCTCACTGGACTTTCTGAAAGTGAAGTCATTAATCAGCCTGCAACGACTGATATCTTTGAAGGCGAAAGTATGCACATGAAGGTATTGAAGACGAGGCGGCCGGTTCGCGGTGTCAAGATGATTGTCGGCCCGAATAAAAAAGAAGTAGCGGTAAACGTCGCCCCTATTATCGTAAATGGTCAGCTCAAAGGGAGTGTCGGGGTTATTCATGACATGTCTGAGATTCAGGAGCTGTCCTCTGAGCTTGACCGGGCGAGAAGGATCATCCGTTCACTCGAAGCAAAATACACGTTTGAGGATATTATCGGCCGGTCCGATGAAATGATGCTGGTCACGGAACAGGCTAAGGTGGCAGCAAAAACGAATACGACCGTTTTAATCAGAGGGGAATCCGGCAGTGGGAAGGAGCTTTTCGCCCATGCCATTCACAACGCAAGCGACAGAAAGTATAAGTCGTTTGTCAGGGTGAATTGCGGATCTATGCCGGCTGCTTATCTGATGGAGGCGCTGTTTGGCAGGGAAACATCAGAAGGTTTTTTTGAACAGGCTGGAGAAGGAACGGTTTTCCTGGATGAGATCGGAGAACTGAGCCTTGAAGCGCAAAGGATGCTGCTTTCCGTGCTGGAGTCAAAAACCATCAGACGTCTTGGAACGACCGGTGAAGTGGCGCTAAAGGCGAGAGTCATCACCGCTTCTAATTTCAATCTTGAACGTGCCATCGGGGACGGGAGATTTCTGGAGGAATTGTATTATCACCTATCAAGGCTGACCCTTCAACTTCCACCGCTCCGGTCTCATAAGATGGATATTCCTTCTATATCAGACAGGCTGATTCAGAAGCTGAACCAGTCTTACGGCCGGCATGTTAAAGGGATTTCAGCCCTGGCACTCAGACAGCTGTATGAGCACAGCTGGCCGGGGAATATACGGGAACTTGAAAACGTTCTGAGCCGGGCCATGATATTTATGGATCAGAAGGATGACATGATAGAACCAAAACATCTGATTCCTCTTCATCCTTCCGAGGAGCCTGAAGAGCTGAGCGGATCTCTTGCAGATCAGCTTGAACGAGTTGAAAAAGAGATTATCCGTTCCACATTAAAAAAACATAAAGGCAATAAAACTGCCGCTGCAAAAGATCTTGATATTTCAATACGGAATCTCTACTACAAGATAGAGAAATATCAGGTTGAGAGTGAAAGGAGCAGTTGA
- a CDS encoding TlyA family RNA methyltransferase produces MKVKKQRIDILLVEQGLAETREKAKRAIMAGLVYANEERLDKPGEKIPEDTVLSVKGKVMPYVSRGGLKLEKALQAFDIEIEGKTMIDVGSSTGGFTDCALQKGAAMSYAVDVGYNQLAWKLRQDDRVEVMERTNFRYLTPEDLKRGIPDFSSIDVSFISLKIILPVLRTLLKPGSDVIALVKPQFEAGRDQVGKKGIVREASIHREVLHNMIRFALAEGFDVVNGSYSPITGGDGNIEFLLHLKTSESQPGQMNESVQADAIVEEAHTNFKKAKKENS; encoded by the coding sequence ATGAAGGTTAAAAAACAGCGTATTGATATCCTCCTTGTAGAACAGGGACTGGCTGAAACGCGGGAAAAAGCGAAAAGAGCCATTATGGCCGGCCTTGTCTATGCAAATGAAGAACGGCTTGATAAACCGGGAGAAAAAATCCCTGAGGATACGGTATTATCCGTTAAAGGAAAAGTAATGCCGTATGTAAGCCGTGGAGGATTAAAGCTAGAAAAAGCATTACAGGCATTTGATATAGAAATCGAAGGTAAAACCATGATTGATGTCGGATCATCAACCGGCGGATTTACAGACTGCGCGCTTCAAAAAGGAGCTGCCATGTCTTATGCCGTTGATGTAGGCTACAACCAGCTGGCTTGGAAACTGAGGCAGGACGACAGAGTGGAAGTCATGGAAAGAACCAACTTCCGCTATCTGACACCTGAAGATCTTAAAAGAGGGATTCCGGATTTCTCATCCATTGATGTATCCTTTATCTCCCTGAAAATCATCCTTCCCGTGCTCAGAACACTGCTCAAACCAGGCAGCGACGTCATCGCACTCGTAAAACCGCAATTCGAAGCGGGACGCGATCAAGTAGGTAAAAAAGGTATTGTAAGAGAGGCATCCATTCATAGAGAAGTGCTGCACAACATGATCCGGTTTGCACTTGCTGAAGGATTTGATGTTGTGAATGGATCCTATTCACCGATCACCGGCGGAGACGGAAACATCGAATTCCTGCTCCACCTCAAAACATCAGAAAGCCAGCCCGGCCAAATGAACGAATCCGTCCAGGCCGATGCAATCGTCGAAGAAGCACACACAAACTTCAAAAAAGCCAAAAAAGAAAACAGCTGA
- the recN gene encoding DNA repair protein RecN — translation MLQDLSIRNFAIIEELSLSFEEGLTVLTGETGAGKSIIIDAIQLLAGGRGSAEFVRHGEKKAEIEGVFTVPPAHPVYERCEQFGIEIEDEMILLKRDISVSGKSACRINGKLVTIAILREVGSALIDIHGQHESQELMDEQLHIHLLDQFGGGEISAARSNYSEVFGLYDDLRKQIRSLSENDQQMAHRLDLIQFQYQEIEKADLTLNEDEELLEEKTKLSNFERLFDSLQTAYNALQGEQKGLDWVGLAMSNLEQAGDIDQDIQEVSEAVSSQFYMLEDAARTIRQQLDNLEYDPERLQIIEERLNEINQLKRKYGSSIEEIMEYYSAIEEEIESIVNRDSSLEELQKKLHSAEKDLQLEGENLTSLRKKWSEQLTKEIHSELKALYMDKAVFEVRFSETKNFRQDGMDQIEFYISTNPGEPLKPLIKVASGGEISRMMLALKTIFSQHQGITSIIFDEVDTGVSGRVAQAIAEKIYSISTHSQVLCISHLPQVAAISDRHLFISKEIKNDRTTTHVLPLEKQERVREISRMISGVEITDLTISHAEELLDLAHSIKKSTV, via the coding sequence ATGCTTCAGGACTTATCGATACGAAATTTTGCGATTATTGAAGAACTGTCACTTTCTTTTGAAGAAGGGCTGACAGTCTTAACAGGTGAAACCGGAGCGGGTAAATCGATTATAATTGACGCCATCCAGCTGCTTGCAGGAGGCAGGGGATCGGCTGAGTTTGTCCGCCATGGCGAAAAAAAAGCTGAGATTGAAGGGGTATTTACCGTGCCACCTGCACATCCTGTATATGAAAGATGTGAGCAATTCGGCATTGAAATTGAAGATGAAATGATCTTATTAAAAAGAGACATATCTGTCAGCGGTAAAAGTGCATGCAGAATTAACGGGAAGCTTGTCACGATTGCCATCCTGAGGGAGGTTGGCTCTGCTTTAATTGATATTCACGGCCAGCACGAGAGTCAGGAGCTGATGGACGAACAATTACATATTCATTTACTTGACCAGTTTGGCGGCGGTGAAATTTCAGCTGCGCGTTCAAATTACAGTGAAGTATTCGGGCTATACGATGATTTAAGAAAACAGATTCGATCACTTTCTGAAAATGATCAGCAGATGGCGCACCGTTTGGATTTGATCCAGTTTCAATATCAGGAAATTGAAAAAGCGGACCTGACTCTAAATGAAGACGAAGAACTGCTTGAAGAAAAAACAAAGCTATCCAATTTCGAAAGGCTTTTTGATTCTCTGCAAACGGCTTATAATGCGCTGCAGGGAGAACAGAAGGGACTTGACTGGGTAGGGCTCGCGATGTCTAATCTTGAGCAGGCCGGTGATATTGATCAGGACATTCAAGAAGTAAGTGAAGCGGTCAGCAGTCAGTTTTATATGCTTGAAGATGCAGCGAGGACGATCCGCCAACAGCTTGATAACCTGGAATATGATCCGGAACGGCTTCAGATTATAGAAGAGCGACTGAACGAAATTAATCAGCTGAAAAGGAAATATGGGTCATCTATTGAAGAAATCATGGAGTATTATTCTGCTATTGAAGAGGAAATTGAATCGATCGTGAACCGCGACTCTTCATTAGAGGAGCTGCAGAAAAAGTTGCATTCAGCAGAAAAAGATCTTCAGCTTGAAGGGGAGAACCTGACGAGCCTTCGCAAAAAATGGTCAGAACAGCTGACAAAGGAAATTCATTCTGAATTAAAAGCCCTTTATATGGATAAAGCTGTATTTGAAGTCCGGTTTTCCGAGACGAAGAATTTTCGGCAGGATGGGATGGACCAGATTGAATTTTACATCTCAACCAATCCTGGTGAGCCGCTGAAACCGTTAATCAAAGTTGCTTCAGGCGGAGAAATTTCACGGATGATGCTTGCTTTAAAAACAATCTTCTCACAGCATCAGGGGATCACATCCATCATATTTGATGAGGTCGACACCGGCGTGAGCGGCCGGGTGGCACAGGCGATTGCAGAAAAAATTTACTCAATCTCCACCCATTCACAGGTGCTGTGTATTTCGCATCTGCCTCAGGTTGCCGCCATCAGTGACCGTCACCTCTTCATATCAAAGGAAATCAAAAACGACCGAACGACTACACACGTTCTACCGCTTGAAAAGCAGGAAAGAGTGAGAGAAATCAGCAGAATGATTTCAGGTGTTGAAATCACTGATTTAACGATCAGTCACGCAGAAGAGCTGCTCGATCTTGCTCATTCAATCAAAAAATCGACTGTATAG
- the dxs gene encoding 1-deoxy-D-xylulose-5-phosphate synthase, giving the protein MDVTKIKDPAFLKNLSKEEMVELSQDIRDFLIENLSATGGHIGPNLGVVELTLALHKHFDSPKDKFLWDVGHQSYVHKILTGRGDKFDTLRQFKGLCGFPKMNESEHDVWETGHSSTSLSAAMGMAIARDIKGDSNYVVPIIGDGALTGGMALEALNHIGHEKKDMIVVLNDNEMSIAPNVGALHSVLGRMRTAGKYNKAKDDLEYILKKIPAVGGKLATTAERVKDSLKYLLVSGMFFEELGFTYLGPVDGHNFDELDENIRFAKKTKGPVLLHVITKKGKGFHPAENDKVGTWHGTGPYKIDTGDLIKSAVKGPAWSALVSETVRKSARTDERIVAITPAMPVGSKLEGFASEFPDRMFDVGIAEQHATTLAAGLATQKMKPFLAIYSTFLQRAYDQVVHDICRQNLNVFIGIDRAGLVGADGETHQGVFDIAFLRSLPNMVVMMPKDENEGQHMVHTALTYDDGPIAMRYPRGNGSGVEMDEELSALPIGSWEVLREGSDAAILTFGTTIPMALNAADKLAKSGLSVKVVNARFIKPLDEAMMMDLLKLNMPLLTIEEAVLQGGFGSAVLEFAHDAGFGHATIERMGIPDQFIEHGSVGKLLEEINLTESRAVELIQSMVPAKEKRA; this is encoded by the coding sequence ATGGACGTAACAAAAATTAAGGATCCGGCGTTTTTAAAAAATCTGTCTAAAGAAGAGATGGTTGAGTTAAGCCAGGATATTCGGGATTTTTTGATTGAAAACCTCTCCGCTACGGGAGGACATATCGGTCCGAATCTTGGTGTGGTCGAATTGACACTTGCTTTACACAAGCATTTCGACAGCCCGAAGGATAAGTTTTTATGGGATGTCGGGCACCAGTCTTATGTCCACAAAATACTGACCGGACGTGGAGATAAGTTTGATACGCTTCGTCAGTTTAAAGGACTTTGCGGATTCCCGAAGATGAATGAAAGTGAGCATGACGTCTGGGAAACAGGCCACAGTTCAACATCATTATCTGCTGCGATGGGTATGGCGATTGCACGTGATATTAAAGGGGACTCTAACTACGTTGTTCCTATTATCGGAGACGGAGCGCTAACCGGTGGTATGGCACTTGAGGCGTTAAATCATATTGGGCATGAAAAGAAAGATATGATTGTCGTGCTCAATGACAATGAAATGTCAATCGCACCGAATGTCGGAGCTCTTCATAGCGTACTCGGGAGAATGAGAACGGCAGGGAAATATAATAAAGCAAAAGATGATCTTGAATATATCCTGAAAAAAATTCCGGCTGTTGGCGGAAAGCTTGCCACAACGGCTGAGCGGGTTAAAGACAGCTTAAAATATCTGCTCGTATCAGGCATGTTTTTTGAAGAGCTTGGATTCACTTACCTTGGACCGGTAGATGGCCATAATTTTGACGAACTTGATGAAAACATCCGATTTGCCAAGAAAACGAAAGGTCCTGTGCTGCTTCATGTTATTACAAAAAAAGGAAAAGGTTTTCACCCTGCTGAAAATGACAAAGTTGGTACATGGCATGGTACCGGCCCTTACAAAATCGACACTGGTGACTTGATTAAATCAGCGGTAAAGGGACCGGCGTGGAGCGCGCTCGTAAGTGAAACGGTAAGAAAATCTGCACGTACAGATGAAAGAATTGTCGCCATTACTCCAGCAATGCCTGTTGGATCAAAGCTGGAAGGATTTGCGAGTGAGTTTCCGGATCGTATGTTTGACGTAGGGATTGCAGAGCAGCATGCGACAACACTCGCAGCGGGACTCGCGACCCAAAAAATGAAGCCGTTTCTGGCGATTTATTCAACCTTCCTGCAAAGAGCTTACGATCAGGTCGTTCATGACATTTGCAGACAGAACCTGAACGTCTTCATCGGTATTGACCGTGCCGGCCTTGTAGGGGCTGACGGCGAAACGCATCAGGGTGTATTTGATATTGCCTTCCTGCGCAGCCTGCCTAATATGGTTGTCATGATGCCAAAGGATGAAAATGAAGGACAGCATATGGTCCACACGGCATTAACCTATGACGATGGCCCGATTGCGATGCGTTATCCAAGAGGGAACGGATCAGGTGTTGAAATGGATGAAGAACTTTCCGCTTTGCCGATCGGTTCATGGGAAGTGCTGAGAGAAGGCTCGGATGCAGCGATTCTGACATTTGGAACGACAATTCCGATGGCTTTAAATGCAGCTGATAAGCTTGCGAAGTCAGGACTTTCAGTTAAAGTTGTCAACGCACGGTTTATTAAACCGCTTGATGAAGCGATGATGATGGACCTTTTGAAGCTGAATATGCCACTGCTGACAATCGAAGAAGCAGTGCTGCAGGGTGGTTTTGGAAGTGCGGTATTAGAGTTTGCACACGATGCAGGGTTCGGCCATGCTACGATTGAACGTATGGGCATTCCAGATCAGTTTATTGAGCATGGCAGCGTTGGAAAACTGCTTGAAGAAATTAATTTAACGGAGAGCCGTGCGGTTGAACTGATTCAGTCCATGGTTCCGGCTAAAGAAAAAAGGGCGTAA
- the yqiS gene encoding phosphate butyryltransferase, protein MTFKEILAKAEAAADVTVAVASAEDHEVLKAVDMALSMNLGRFILTGDEMKINELIAAHFPHLLEHADIVIRNADSQASAALSAVKAVSDGEASVLMKGHIDTASLLKAVLNKEVGLRTGNVLSHVALFEVPAIGRSIFVTDAAMNVAPDLQQKKQILENAVKVAHGIGLSNPAVAPLAAVEVVNPAMQATLDAAALTQMNRRGQIKGCQVDGPLALDNAVSKEAAGHKGIEGPVAGQADILLVPNIESGNILYKSLMYFGQSKVGAVIAGAKAPVVLTSRADTADSKLHSLALAICTTH, encoded by the coding sequence ATTACATTTAAAGAGATTTTAGCAAAAGCGGAAGCAGCTGCGGATGTGACCGTGGCTGTTGCTTCCGCTGAAGACCATGAAGTCTTAAAAGCGGTCGATATGGCCCTTTCAATGAATCTGGGGAGATTTATCCTGACTGGTGATGAGATGAAAATCAATGAATTGATTGCCGCTCATTTCCCTCACCTTCTGGAGCATGCTGATATTGTCATCAGAAACGCGGATTCTCAGGCATCAGCCGCTTTATCGGCTGTAAAAGCTGTCAGCGACGGTGAGGCGTCAGTTTTAATGAAGGGTCACATTGATACCGCTTCGTTATTAAAAGCGGTACTGAATAAAGAAGTCGGGTTAAGAACAGGAAATGTTCTGTCCCATGTTGCTTTATTTGAAGTGCCTGCCATTGGCAGAAGTATTTTCGTGACGGATGCAGCGATGAATGTTGCGCCGGATCTTCAGCAGAAAAAGCAGATTTTAGAAAACGCCGTAAAGGTTGCGCATGGCATCGGGTTGTCGAATCCGGCTGTTGCGCCATTGGCAGCTGTTGAGGTTGTGAATCCGGCTATGCAGGCGACACTTGATGCTGCGGCACTGACGCAAATGAATCGCCGCGGACAGATCAAAGGCTGTCAGGTGGATGGTCCGCTGGCATTAGATAATGCTGTGTCGAAAGAGGCTGCCGGGCATAAAGGGATTGAGGGACCGGTTGCCGGACAAGCCGACATTCTGCTTGTTCCAAATATCGAGTCCGGAAACATTTTATATAAATCTCTGATGTATTTCGGGCAGAGTAAGGTCGGAGCAGTGATTGCCGGTGCAAAAGCGCCTGTTGTGCTGACTTCAAGAGCAGATACAGCAGACAGCAAGCTTCATTCACTCGCACTTGCGATTTGTACAACACATTAA
- a CDS encoding DUF2627 domain-containing protein — protein sequence MARIAALIVLLIPGVIAAYGIKLMRDMFFGIQASWMPALWLQFVAGLIMFIIGIGFIGGFLLHRDRKNNKVQKRFQKEK from the coding sequence ATGGCAAGAATCGCAGCATTAATTGTCCTGTTAATCCCCGGCGTTATCGCGGCTTACGGCATTAAGCTGATGCGGGATATGTTTTTTGGCATTCAGGCTTCATGGATGCCTGCCCTGTGGCTGCAGTTTGTTGCAGGTCTTATTATGTTCATCATCGGAATCGGTTTTATCGGGGGATTCCTCCTGCACCGGGATCGCAAAAACAACAAAGTGCAAAAACGATTTCAAAAAGAAAAATAA
- a CDS encoding glycerophosphodiester phosphodiesterase — protein sequence MSQIIAHRGDSGHYPENTMKAFKKAIAAGCDAIELDVQRSKDGELVVIHDETVNRTTNGTGYVKDLTLKELRQLKIKKSRFLRPEKIPLLDEVLQWLQNEAIMCHIELKNDKVRYEGMEKEILQKVAEFKLDNRIVYSSFNLDSVTTLKKLDSPSEVAFIYNKKGVNPLLLQQTVGADAIHANYRVMTEQLMRDCQRHGFPVRLYTLNQVSLIQKWMDAGLSGVITDFPGRALQLKKEK from the coding sequence ATGTCTCAGATTATTGCTCATCGCGGGGATTCCGGACATTACCCGGAAAATACAATGAAGGCGTTTAAAAAAGCGATAGCTGCCGGGTGTGATGCGATTGAACTTGACGTTCAGCGGTCAAAGGATGGAGAGCTCGTGGTCATTCATGACGAAACGGTCAACAGGACAACAAATGGAACAGGATATGTGAAAGACCTGACTTTAAAAGAATTAAGACAGTTGAAAATAAAAAAGAGCCGCTTTCTCAGACCGGAAAAGATTCCTTTACTTGACGAAGTGCTTCAGTGGCTGCAAAATGAAGCGATTATGTGCCATATTGAATTGAAAAACGATAAAGTACGCTATGAGGGAATGGAAAAAGAAATTTTGCAAAAAGTTGCAGAGTTTAAATTAGATAACAGAATTGTGTATTCCTCCTTCAACCTCGACAGTGTCACAACGTTGAAAAAGTTGGATTCCCCATCTGAAGTCGCCTTTATTTACAATAAAAAAGGAGTCAATCCACTGTTGCTTCAGCAGACGGTCGGAGCAGATGCCATTCATGCCAATTACCGGGTGATGACTGAGCAGTTGATGCGCGATTGCCAGCGCCACGGTTTCCCTGTCAGGTTGTACACGTTGAATCAGGTGTCTCTTATTCAGAAGTGGATGGATGCAGGCCTTTCGGGTGTGATTACTGATTTTCCGGGCAGAGCTCTTCAGTTGAAGAAAGAGAAATGA
- the ahrC gene encoding transcriptional regulator AhrC/ArgR — MNKGQRHIKIREIIVNNDIETQDELVDELKNAGFPVTQATISRDIKELHLVKVPMMDGRYKYSLPADQRFNPLQKLKRTLTDAFVRIDGAGHLLVMKTLPGNANAIGALIDNLDWEEILGTICGDDTCLIICRTEEESKVISQRFLDML, encoded by the coding sequence ATCAACAAAGGACAGCGCCACATCAAAATCAGAGAAATCATCGTCAACAACGACATCGAAACACAGGATGAGCTTGTAGATGAGCTCAAAAATGCCGGATTTCCAGTCACACAGGCAACCATCTCACGCGACATTAAGGAACTGCACCTTGTAAAAGTACCGATGATGGACGGCCGTTACAAATACAGTCTGCCAGCAGACCAGCGCTTTAATCCTCTTCAGAAACTGAAACGAACGCTGACAGATGCGTTTGTAAGAATCGATGGAGCTGGTCACCTGTTAGTGATGAAAACATTGCCAGGTAACGCGAATGCTATTGGTGCGTTAATCGACAATCTTGACTGGGAAGAAATTTTAGGAACGATTTGTGGCGATGATACGTGCCTGATTATCTGTCGCACTGAAGAAGAATCAAAAGTGATTTCCCAGCGTTTTCTTGATATGCTCTAA